In the Salinirubrum litoreum genome, one interval contains:
- a CDS encoding DUF5793 family protein has product MRRDYFELEVHNVGSSGEDTSGKPTVMIDFHGPSDTLRERLTGLDGELLDASETDAAFRLQGPADDPETTGVVSLTNRTNGDFLLELNEEAGNVFDFIRSAREYAESVGEDDGKYRIEISVDGDLVTSYEKSMFLVYDEDGSLLRARSLIPSGVEL; this is encoded by the coding sequence ATGAGGCGCGACTACTTCGAACTGGAGGTACACAACGTCGGCTCGTCCGGTGAGGACACCTCGGGGAAACCGACCGTGATGATCGACTTCCACGGTCCCTCCGACACCCTTCGAGAGCGCCTCACAGGTCTCGACGGGGAGCTACTGGACGCCTCGGAGACCGACGCCGCCTTCCGGTTGCAGGGACCGGCGGACGACCCGGAGACGACCGGCGTCGTCAGTCTGACGAACCGCACGAACGGTGACTTCCTCCTCGAACTGAACGAGGAGGCGGGCAACGTCTTCGACTTCATCCGGTCGGCACGCGAGTACGCCGAGTCGGTCGGCGAAGACGACGGCAAGTACCGGATCGAGATCAGCGTCGACGGCGACCTCGTCACGTCCTACGAGAAGTCGATGTTCCTCGTCTACGACGAAGACGGGAGTCTCCTGCGGGCGCGAAGTCTGATCCCCTCCGGCGTCGAACTCTGA
- a CDS encoding DUF7549 family protein, whose amino-acid sequence MWVRSEYAGELAVLSAWFAALLPWNVSYVGDVLGGSALFVRFPFFQVRFLFDTAFGPPVRFLTLPAALDLQRGNPIELAYQVWAAGAVVVALAVGLSVAYYLAEDRLDATLDPVRLMGGLLALGGVVFAVAVVLLATRGFGGIPVPVGVVLMLALAGSLLGVERT is encoded by the coding sequence ATGTGGGTCCGTTCGGAGTACGCCGGTGAACTCGCTGTGCTGTCTGCCTGGTTCGCGGCGCTGTTGCCGTGGAACGTCTCGTACGTCGGTGACGTGCTCGGTGGCTCCGCGTTGTTCGTCCGGTTTCCGTTCTTCCAGGTTCGCTTTCTGTTCGACACCGCGTTCGGCCCGCCGGTCCGGTTCCTGACGCTCCCGGCGGCACTCGACCTCCAGCGTGGCAACCCCATCGAACTCGCCTACCAGGTCTGGGCCGCCGGCGCGGTCGTCGTCGCCCTCGCGGTCGGCCTCTCGGTCGCGTACTACCTCGCCGAGGACCGCCTGGACGCCACTCTCGATCCGGTCCGACTGATGGGCGGTCTGCTCGCCCTCGGCGGCGTGGTGTTCGCGGTCGCCGTCGTCCTCCTCGCTACGCGCGGATTCGGCGGGATACCGGTTCCGGTCGGCGTCGTGTTGATGCTCGCGCTGGCGGGGAGCTTGCTCGGTGTCGAGCGAACGTGA
- a CDS encoding ATPase, T2SS/T4P/T4SS family: MSGDTHGGSESTLGSLRRRLARTVEMLRGSEIDVQPFAPGEDGPLAEFDVPPDHREVDRYWVNAPYAYVVITYDESESEHAYHAVEPELDAFERDLLSRVREDIRDPLLFRRETDTTAETTLREELRDLLESYGVEAEMDTFYSLLYYLVRDFQGFGRVDPLLHDPGIEDISCDGYDLPLFVYHADYTDVETNVSFGSEELDNYVVRLAQQSGRHISVGDPIVETTLPDGSRAELALGEEVTPRGSAFTIRKYAEEPFTPLDLIEYGTFSVEEMAYLWLAIEHNKSILIAGGTASGKTTTMNAVSMFVPPRAKVLTIEDTRELALYHDNWLSSVTRQRLHEGSDIDMYDLLRSALRHRPEYIIVGEVRGEEALTLFQAMNTGHTTFSTMHADSVETVINRLENEPINVPRAMVQSLDVLCIQTLTRFEGERVRRSQAIAEIGGIDNRTGELDYSTAFSWDAGTDTFSRNDSSLLDEIQSERGWSRSQLLRELRNRETFLRSLSALGVDDFRRFTALVNEYYADSEAVLTRLSEAEAVADETVPDVPGESRDGDDGAERGDDDSPPEQPTDDTTAGDSWEFETAEPSPVEDGHTGTEEPRHGDDHADAGESGAEDRPTDSPEQD, from the coding sequence ATGTCAGGAGACACGCACGGTGGGTCGGAGAGTACCCTCGGCTCACTCCGGCGGCGACTCGCCCGGACGGTCGAGATGCTCCGTGGCTCCGAGATCGACGTGCAACCGTTCGCGCCGGGCGAGGACGGTCCACTGGCGGAGTTCGACGTGCCGCCCGACCACCGCGAGGTGGATCGCTACTGGGTCAACGCGCCGTACGCCTACGTCGTCATCACCTACGACGAGTCGGAGAGTGAACACGCCTACCACGCCGTCGAACCGGAACTCGACGCCTTCGAGCGCGACCTGCTCTCGCGGGTCCGCGAGGACATCCGCGATCCGCTGCTCTTCCGCCGGGAGACGGACACGACCGCCGAGACGACGCTCCGAGAGGAACTGCGCGATCTACTGGAGAGCTACGGCGTCGAAGCCGAGATGGACACCTTCTACAGTCTGCTGTACTACCTCGTGCGCGACTTCCAGGGGTTCGGGCGCGTCGATCCACTGCTGCACGACCCCGGCATCGAGGACATCTCCTGTGACGGCTACGACCTCCCGCTGTTCGTCTACCACGCCGACTACACCGACGTCGAGACGAACGTCTCGTTCGGGAGTGAGGAACTGGACAACTACGTCGTCCGCCTCGCCCAGCAGTCCGGCCGCCACATCAGCGTCGGCGACCCCATCGTCGAGACGACACTCCCGGACGGTTCGCGTGCGGAACTCGCACTCGGCGAGGAGGTCACGCCGCGTGGCTCCGCGTTCACCATCCGGAAGTACGCCGAGGAACCGTTCACGCCGCTCGATCTGATCGAGTACGGCACCTTCTCGGTCGAGGAGATGGCGTATCTCTGGCTGGCCATCGAGCACAACAAGTCGATCCTCATCGCCGGCGGCACGGCGTCGGGAAAGACGACGACGATGAACGCGGTGTCGATGTTCGTCCCGCCGCGCGCGAAGGTGTTGACCATCGAGGACACCCGCGAACTCGCGCTGTACCACGACAACTGGCTCTCCTCGGTGACGCGCCAGCGACTCCACGAGGGGTCGGACATCGACATGTACGACCTCCTGCGCTCTGCGCTGCGCCACCGACCGGAGTACATCATCGTCGGCGAGGTACGCGGGGAGGAGGCGCTGACGCTGTTCCAGGCGATGAACACCGGTCACACGACCTTCTCGACGATGCACGCCGACAGCGTGGAGACGGTCATCAACCGACTGGAGAACGAACCGATCAACGTCCCCCGTGCCATGGTGCAGTCGCTCGACGTGCTCTGTATCCAGACGCTGACCCGGTTCGAGGGCGAACGCGTCCGGCGCTCGCAGGCCATCGCCGAGATCGGGGGGATCGACAACCGGACCGGCGAACTCGACTACTCGACGGCCTTCTCGTGGGACGCCGGCACCGACACCTTCTCCCGGAACGACTCGTCGCTGCTGGACGAGATCCAGTCGGAACGCGGCTGGAGTCGGTCCCAACTGTTGCGGGAACTCCGGAACCGCGAGACGTTCCTCCGATCGCTCTCGGCCCTCGGCGTGGACGACTTCCGCCGGTTCACGGCGCTCGTCAACGAGTACTACGCCGACAGCGAAGCGGTGCTGACGCGGCTCTCGGAGGCGGAGGCGGTTGCCGACGAGACTGTTCCCGACGTGCCCGGCGAGAGTCGTGATGGCGACGACGGTGCGGAGAGAGGCGACGACGACAGTCCGCCCGAGCAGCCGACAGACGACACGACCGCGGGCGACTCGTGGGAGTTCGAGACCGCCGAGCCGTCGCCGGTCGAGGACGGCCACACCGGCACAGAGGAGCCGAGACACGGGGACGACCACGCCGACGCGGGTGAGTCGGGGGCCGAGGACAGGCCGACCGACTCGCCCGAACAGGACTGA
- a CDS encoding type II secretion system F family protein, translated as MLSLYLPLVAACCLAAVVPLASVSRWTNVLVSRAALGLFGDYVSGDSPRKRRQHRKLQAAHVPTTHRLYAARTLSYAGLFGVVGSVVGVYALAGLLGLLQLSESAVRDALPSAFDFLASAAALPEVAAGELFVLLLASSATVGAGAALGTYWARWQWLDQRASARAAGIEATLPRTVAFVYALSGSGMSFPQVLETLTRNERVYGEAAREVGVAVRDMNTFGTDVLSALRAMSRRTPSDGMEEFGENLSSVLGSGRSLSSFLREQYERYQEEAEARQEQYLELVSTFAEVYVTVLVAGPLFFMTILVVIGLVLADTLDIVRFIGYVGIPLATAGFVVYIDSITRSLRTPSETDGTERQVGVDETVGAGIADGGEIADRWQPNRERLAAYDRFAPLRDWVTDPLGTLIERPAGSFVLTVPLGVVWVLSRVDPVSTAPMDLVVAFDGPVVEATIAVLGLYAVVYELKKRRTRRVEQAVPDFLDRLASVNEAGLTVVESLHRVGQTDLGALSPDLRRLRRDIEWGANAETALARFERRVESPMVTRSVTLITNAMRASGDISPVLRIAADEAQGTRRLQKERRQEMVTYLLVIYISFFVFLGIIAALTVSFIPAVEQANVGMGQTGQQFSTGFLGTIQSVDTDAYELVFFHTAVLQGICSGLVAGQLGEGSVKDGVKHATILLLFTAVAFLFI; from the coding sequence ATGCTCTCCCTCTACCTCCCGCTCGTCGCGGCCTGTTGTCTCGCGGCGGTCGTCCCGCTGGCGTCCGTCAGCCGGTGGACGAACGTCCTCGTCTCGCGGGCCGCGCTGGGGCTGTTCGGCGACTACGTCTCCGGTGACTCACCCCGGAAGCGTCGCCAACACCGGAAGCTACAGGCCGCTCACGTCCCGACGACGCACCGCCTGTACGCCGCCCGGACGCTGTCGTACGCCGGCCTGTTCGGCGTCGTCGGGAGCGTCGTCGGCGTCTACGCGCTGGCCGGACTGCTGGGGCTGCTCCAACTCAGCGAGTCGGCCGTGCGGGACGCCCTCCCGAGCGCGTTCGACTTCCTCGCGTCGGCCGCCGCACTCCCCGAGGTCGCCGCCGGCGAACTGTTCGTCCTTCTGCTCGCGTCCAGCGCGACCGTCGGTGCCGGCGCGGCACTGGGCACCTACTGGGCCCGTTGGCAGTGGCTCGACCAGCGTGCCAGCGCCCGCGCCGCCGGGATCGAGGCGACACTGCCCCGGACCGTCGCGTTCGTCTACGCCCTCTCGGGGTCGGGGATGTCGTTCCCGCAGGTGCTGGAGACGCTGACGCGCAACGAACGCGTCTACGGCGAGGCGGCCAGAGAGGTCGGGGTCGCGGTCCGGGACATGAACACCTTCGGAACCGACGTGTTGTCGGCCCTGCGGGCGATGTCGCGCCGGACGCCCAGCGACGGGATGGAGGAGTTCGGCGAGAACCTCTCGTCGGTGCTCGGAAGCGGCCGGAGCCTCTCGTCGTTCCTGCGCGAGCAGTACGAACGCTATCAGGAGGAGGCCGAGGCGCGACAGGAGCAGTATCTCGAACTCGTCTCGACCTTCGCGGAGGTGTACGTCACCGTCCTCGTGGCGGGGCCGCTGTTCTTCATGACCATCCTCGTGGTCATCGGCCTCGTGCTGGCGGACACCCTCGACATCGTGCGGTTCATCGGCTACGTCGGAATCCCGCTGGCGACGGCCGGCTTCGTCGTCTACATCGACAGCATCACCCGGTCGCTGCGAACGCCGAGCGAGACCGACGGAACCGAACGGCAGGTAGGTGTCGACGAGACCGTCGGTGCCGGTATCGCAGACGGCGGGGAGATCGCGGACCGGTGGCAGCCGAACCGCGAGCGACTGGCCGCCTACGACCGGTTTGCGCCACTCCGCGACTGGGTCACCGACCCGCTGGGGACGCTGATCGAACGACCTGCTGGGAGTTTCGTGCTGACGGTTCCCCTCGGGGTGGTCTGGGTGCTGAGTCGGGTCGACCCGGTGTCGACCGCACCGATGGATCTGGTGGTGGCCTTCGACGGCCCCGTCGTGGAGGCGACGATCGCCGTACTCGGACTGTACGCGGTCGTCTACGAACTGAAGAAGCGTCGGACGCGGCGAGTCGAGCAGGCGGTGCCGGACTTTCTGGACCGACTGGCGAGCGTGAACGAGGCCGGGTTGACGGTCGTCGAGAGTCTCCACCGCGTCGGCCAGACCGACCTCGGGGCGCTGTCGCCCGACCTGCGCAGACTCCGGCGGGACATCGAGTGGGGCGCGAACGCCGAGACGGCGCTGGCCCGGTTCGAGCGCCGGGTCGAGTCGCCGATGGTGACGCGGTCGGTGACGCTCATCACGAACGCGATGCGGGCGTCAGGCGACATCTCGCCGGTGCTCCGCATCGCGGCCGACGAGGCGCAGGGGACGCGGCGACTCCAGAAGGAGCGCCGACAGGAGATGGTGACGTACCTGCTCGTCATCTACATCTCCTTTTTCGTCTTCCTCGGGATCATCGCGGCGCTGACGGTCTCGTTCATCCCGGCGGTCGAACAGGCCAACGTCGGGATGGGCCAGACGGGCCAGCAGTTCTCGACGGGCTTTCTCGGGACGATCCAGAGCGTCGACACCGACGCGTACGAACTCGTCTTCTTCCACACCGCCGTCCTGCAGGGTATCTGTTCGGGACTCGTCGCCGGACAGTTGGGTGAAGGGAGCGTGAAAGACGGCGTGAAACACGCGACCATCCTCCTGCTGTTCACCGCTGTCGCGTTCCTGTTCATCTGA
- a CDS encoding class I SAM-dependent methyltransferase yields MDTRATYDRIAAHFAQTREYPWPEVESFVAETVTEETDRALDLGCGNGRHAELLADHATEVVGLDVSRGLLGTASDRATERGFAVDLVQGDASRLPLRDDTFDLAVYVATLHHLRPREARVASLDELARVLTPDGRGGRGGRALVSAWSTAHDKFDAPPDTEVGFGTEVDWTLPGGETVPRFYHIYAPREFEADLAESDCRIVSWEISSGNCYAVVGPGED; encoded by the coding sequence ATGGACACGCGGGCGACCTACGACCGGATCGCGGCCCACTTCGCACAGACGCGGGAGTACCCGTGGCCCGAAGTCGAGTCGTTCGTCGCCGAGACCGTCACCGAGGAGACCGACCGCGCCCTCGACCTCGGCTGTGGCAACGGCCGCCACGCGGAACTGCTGGCCGACCACGCGACCGAGGTCGTCGGCCTCGACGTGAGTCGTGGACTGCTGGGAACCGCCAGCGACCGCGCGACCGAGCGTGGATTCGCGGTGGATCTCGTGCAGGGTGACGCGAGTCGCCTGCCACTCCGGGACGACACGTTCGACCTCGCGGTGTACGTCGCCACGCTCCACCACCTGCGTCCCCGCGAGGCGCGCGTCGCCAGTCTGGACGAACTCGCCCGCGTGCTCACACCAGACGGACGCGGTGGACGCGGCGGGCGCGCACTCGTCAGCGCGTGGAGCACCGCCCACGACAAGTTCGACGCGCCCCCGGACACAGAGGTCGGCTTCGGCACCGAGGTCGACTGGACGCTCCCCGGCGGCGAGACGGTCCCGCGCTTCTACCACATCTACGCGCCCCGCGAGTTCGAGGCGGACCTCGCCGAGAGCGACTGCCGGATCGTCTCGTGGGAGATTTCCAGCGGGAACTGCTACGCGGTCGTCGGTCCCGGCGAGGACTGA
- a CDS encoding NAD(P)/FAD-dependent oxidoreductase produces MTDEHQPDSYEVVVVGGGPAGLQTALYTTRLGHDTVVVDRGGGRAAMMLDTHNVIGVPESVSGNEFLETAREQIESYGADVHRDLVTDVERRPDGRFHVTANDREYLADRVVLGMGFADERPEPPLPRTGKGLHYCLHCDAYMFVDEPVYVMGHGESAAHVAMIMLNFTDEVDVLLRGDDPTWSDETDRLLRAHPVDVIDDEISGMEKREDGWLAGFEFEDGTFREYKGGFAMYGSDYHTDLAVDLGCELNDDGTVAVDDAGQTSVDGVYAVGDITQGHNQIPVAMGKGAQAGIDIHYDLREFPKSLEEIESEGPVGVEDVPGISPRLRDAARSFGTSDD; encoded by the coding sequence ATGACGGACGAACACCAGCCGGACTCCTACGAGGTCGTCGTCGTCGGTGGCGGACCCGCCGGCCTCCAGACCGCACTGTACACGACACGACTCGGCCACGACACGGTCGTCGTGGACCGCGGCGGCGGGCGGGCCGCGATGATGCTCGACACGCACAACGTGATCGGGGTGCCCGAGTCGGTGTCGGGCAACGAGTTCCTGGAGACGGCCCGCGAGCAGATCGAGAGCTACGGGGCTGACGTCCACCGCGATCTGGTGACCGACGTCGAGCGCCGGCCGGACGGCCGGTTCCACGTCACCGCGAACGACCGCGAGTACCTCGCGGACCGCGTCGTGCTGGGCATGGGCTTCGCCGACGAGCGACCGGAGCCGCCACTCCCCCGGACGGGGAAGGGGCTCCACTACTGCCTGCACTGTGACGCCTACATGTTCGTGGACGAACCGGTGTACGTGATGGGCCACGGCGAGTCGGCCGCCCACGTCGCCATGATCATGCTGAACTTCACCGACGAGGTGGACGTGCTCCTGCGCGGCGACGACCCGACGTGGAGCGACGAGACGGACCGCCTGCTCCGGGCGCACCCGGTGGACGTGATCGACGACGAGATCAGCGGGATGGAGAAACGCGAGGACGGCTGGCTGGCCGGCTTCGAGTTCGAGGACGGCACCTTCCGGGAGTACAAGGGCGGGTTCGCCATGTACGGGTCGGACTACCACACCGACCTCGCGGTCGACCTCGGCTGTGAGTTGAACGACGACGGGACGGTCGCGGTGGACGACGCGGGCCAGACGTCGGTCGACGGGGTCTACGCGGTCGGCGACATCACGCAGGGACACAACCAGATCCCGGTCGCGATGGGGAAGGGGGCACAGGCCGGCATCGACATCCACTACGACCTCCGGGAGTTCCCCAAGAGTCTCGAGGAGATCGAGAGCGAGGGGCCCGTGGGCGTGGAGGACGTGCCCGGTATCTCGCCGCGACTGCGCGACGCGGCGCGGTCGTTCGGGACGAGCGACGACTGA
- a CDS encoding glycosyltransferase, translated as MNALVVASAVLVAVTSAPYLAFLALYAVVRPAGSPADKRDDWEPTVSVVLPTYNEAEIIEHKLADICALEYPLDKLEIVLADASDDGTPEVVRDWMTAREAADEPTPDLQIRHDDERRGVAPALNDAFRAASNEVILRTDADSELAADVLREAVANLADPAVGAVTGRQSDVLGESRVEADYRNILSKLQGLESHLDSTFIFHGPCFAFAREDFVPIDPASLADDTEVALRIRRAGKRVVMDPALRFTESGVSDFRKRRQRKDRRAMGLVRLLVQHRDALGKYGRYGRVVLPFNWWFMLVSPWLVAVGTLVVSAAAVSVAGPVGLVVPAGVLGFGYLGQRDSLGPLQPIYAILDSWVSLLVAQVRLLRGEGDGVWEIDRESREAFLAGEDGDDDSAGDDRATENRGAEGQD; from the coding sequence ATGAACGCGCTGGTGGTCGCAAGCGCCGTCCTCGTCGCGGTCACGAGCGCCCCGTATCTCGCCTTTCTCGCACTCTACGCGGTCGTCCGCCCGGCCGGGTCTCCGGCCGACAAGCGCGACGACTGGGAACCGACGGTCAGCGTCGTGCTCCCGACGTACAACGAAGCCGAGATCATCGAACACAAACTCGCCGACATCTGCGCACTGGAGTACCCCCTCGACAAACTCGAGATCGTCCTCGCAGACGCCTCGGACGACGGGACGCCCGAGGTCGTCCGCGACTGGATGACGGCGCGCGAAGCCGCCGACGAACCGACGCCCGACCTCCAGATCCGCCACGACGACGAACGCCGAGGCGTCGCACCCGCGCTGAACGACGCCTTCCGGGCGGCCTCGAACGAGGTGATCCTCCGCACCGACGCCGACTCGGAACTCGCCGCGGACGTGCTCCGGGAGGCAGTCGCGAACCTCGCGGACCCGGCAGTCGGCGCGGTGACGGGCCGACAGTCCGACGTGCTGGGCGAGAGCCGAGTCGAGGCCGACTACCGGAACATCCTCTCGAAGTTGCAGGGTCTCGAATCGCACCTCGACTCGACGTTCATCTTCCACGGGCCCTGCTTCGCCTTCGCCCGCGAGGACTTCGTCCCCATCGACCCCGCGTCGCTCGCGGACGACACCGAGGTCGCCCTGCGCATCCGCCGGGCGGGCAAGCGCGTCGTCATGGACCCGGCACTCAGATTCACCGAATCCGGCGTCTCCGACTTCCGGAAGCGCCGCCAGCGGAAGGACCGGCGGGCGATGGGCCTCGTCAGACTGCTCGTCCAGCACCGCGACGCCCTCGGCAAGTACGGGCGGTACGGCCGGGTCGTCCTCCCGTTCAACTGGTGGTTCATGCTCGTCTCGCCGTGGCTCGTCGCGGTCGGTACCCTCGTCGTCTCGGCGGCCGCCGTCTCGGTCGCCGGTCCGGTCGGTCTCGTGGTCCCGGCGGGCGTCCTCGGATTCGGCTACCTCGGCCAGCGCGACTCACTCGGTCCACTCCAGCCGATCTACGCCATCCTCGACTCGTGGGTCTCCCTGCTGGTCGCGCAGGTCCGCCTCCTGCGCGGCGAGGGTGACGGCGTCTGGGAGATCGACCGGGAGTCCCGCGAGGCGTTCCTCGCTGGCGAAGACGGAGACGACGACTCGGCGGGCGACGACAGGGCCACGGAAAATCGCGGTGCGGAGGGACAGGACTGA
- a CDS encoding glycosyltransferase family 4 protein, translating to MHVLFVTTRYPPHTGGVERHVAELAEGLVARGHEATVLTADARTADAPRRQRRRGVRVRRLRGLAPGGAFHVAPALLGAVRNASADLVHAHNYHSLPVLFAALGTHAPGFGSDTPLVVTPHYHGASASDLRDRLLSGYRLAGGWALRRAERVIAVSDWERARLADDFGVRATVIPNGLDTERFADAEAPSPDDATHPAGGRPYVLSVGRLAEYKGVQHVIRALSNLDYDLVVAGAGDYADDLRAVARETDVSDRVHFLGYVPDDELPTLYAGASAFVTCSGFEAYGMTVAEALALGTPCVVRRAGALVDWIDRDDCVGVGTESGVSPDEVADAVREAVVLDAPSEPLPTWDEVVDATETLYRAVLGSA from the coding sequence ATGCACGTCCTGTTCGTGACGACCCGCTACCCACCACACACCGGCGGCGTGGAGCGTCACGTCGCCGAACTCGCCGAGGGACTCGTCGCCCGTGGCCACGAGGCGACGGTCCTCACCGCCGACGCCAGAACCGCAGACGCGCCGCGCCGCCAGCGAAGACGTGGCGTCAGGGTCCGGCGTCTTCGGGGGCTCGCTCCCGGTGGCGCGTTCCACGTCGCGCCGGCACTCCTCGGTGCGGTTCGCAACGCCTCGGCCGACCTCGTCCACGCGCACAACTACCACTCGCTGCCGGTTCTCTTCGCCGCGCTCGGCACCCACGCACCCGGCTTCGGCTCCGACACTCCGCTGGTCGTCACGCCGCACTACCACGGCGCGAGCGCATCCGACCTGCGGGACCGCCTGCTGTCCGGCTACCGACTCGCGGGTGGCTGGGCGCTCCGACGGGCCGAGCGCGTGATCGCGGTCAGCGACTGGGAGCGTGCTCGCCTCGCCGACGACTTCGGCGTCCGGGCGACTGTGATCCCGAACGGACTGGACACAGAGCGGTTCGCCGACGCAGAAGCTCCGTCACCGGACGACGCGACCCACCCGGCCGGTGGTCGGCCGTACGTTCTCTCTGTCGGTCGACTGGCGGAGTACAAGGGCGTCCAGCACGTGATCCGGGCCCTGTCGAACCTCGACTACGATCTGGTCGTCGCCGGCGCCGGCGACTACGCCGACGACCTCCGGGCCGTCGCCCGCGAGACCGACGTGAGCGACCGGGTTCACTTTCTCGGCTACGTCCCCGACGACGAACTGCCGACTCTGTACGCCGGGGCGTCGGCGTTCGTCACCTGCTCCGGCTTCGAGGCCTACGGCATGACGGTCGCCGAGGCACTCGCGTTGGGGACGCCCTGTGTCGTCCGGCGGGCCGGCGCACTGGTCGACTGGATCGACCGCGACGACTGCGTGGGCGTGGGGACCGAGTCGGGCGTCTCGCCGGACGAGGTCGCCGACGCGGTGCGCGAGGCTGTCGTGCTGGACGCGCCGAGCGAACCACTGCCGACGTGGGACGAGGTAGTTGACGCGACCGAGACGCTGTATCGGGCGGTGCTGGGATCGGCGTAA